The Mangifera indica cultivar Alphonso chromosome 8, CATAS_Mindica_2.1, whole genome shotgun sequence genome has a window encoding:
- the LOC123222913 gene encoding uncharacterized protein LOC123222913 isoform X1: protein MEYEEWNRRFIDWFKTKVATLQKHDNRKIVEELVSLSRGPSQSVCCFNGYVVNGYKFRVECHDEGFRTQNCGVVMTADIGSEMGNIDYSGILTEIIELQYLGGRKVVLFRCKWFDVHDNEMGAKVDEYGLTSINCNRLLKTNEPFVLAYQVSQVFYAIDNINKAWQVVLKTHPRDSYDLPLQMDDNCDEMDNVSETYQ, encoded by the exons ATGGAATATGAGGAATGGAATAGAAGGTTTATTGATTGGTTTAAAACTAAA GTTGCAACGCTACAAAAACATGACAATCGTAAAATAGTAGAGGAATTGGTCTCTTTGTCACGTGGTCCTTCTCAATCTGTTTGTTGCTTTAATGGTTATGTTGTGAATGGTTATAAGTTTCGTGTAGAATGTCATGATGAAGGATTTAGGACACAAAATTGTGGGGTGGTTATGACTGCTGACATTGGTTCTGAAATGGGAAACATAGATTATTCTGGAATCTTAACTGAGATTATTGAGTTGCAGTATCTAGGTGGTAGAAAGGTGGTATTGTTTCGTTGCAAATGGTTTGATGTGCATGATAATGAAATGGGAGCCAAAGTTGATGAGTATGGTTTGACTAGTATTAATTGTAATCGACTGTTAAAGACGAATGAGCCATTTGTCTTGGCATACCAAGTATCCCAAGTGTTTTATGCGATTGACAATATCAATAAAGCGTGGCAGGTTGTTTTGAAAACACATCCACGTGATTCTTATGACTTGCCTTTACAAATGGATGACAATTGTGATGAGATGGACAACGTTAGTGAGACATATCAATAG
- the LOC123222913 gene encoding 187-kDa microtubule-associated protein AIR9-like isoform X2: MMQMSKVVKRSMLKTNKFIAPFRMTNDNPSFEPPKATNVKIHGDLKENNKITIIADVNGGVEVVSVVQWYKTTTIELDIQNGLEEISMCTTEKEFLLPIGVSGYYIVAKYTPMTFDGKSGEPVFVTSENVVESEIYTQKRKVRGKNHNEKVSGLKNGEKLPIVFYNNRAVEENHQSWQGT; this comes from the exons ATGATGCAAATGTCCAAAGTTGTAAAAAGATCGATGTTAAAGACCAACAAGTTTATAGCCCCTTTTAGAATGACAAATGATAATCCAAGTTTTG AACCTCCAAAGGCAACAAATGTTAAGATACATGGTGATCTAaaggaaaacaataaaataaccatTATCGCAGACGTTAATGGAGGGGTTGAAGTTGTTAGTGTAGTTCAGTGGTATAAAACCACGACTATtgaattagatattcaaaatggTCTTGAAGAAATTAGCATGTGTACTACTGAAAAG GAATTTCTCTTGCCAATAGGAGTTTCTGGATATTACATTGTTGCAAAGTATACTCCTATGACTTTTGATGGTAAATCTGGTGAACCAGTGTTTGTTACATCCGAAAATGTAGTTGAAA GTGAAATTTATACTCAAAAAAGGAAAGTTCGAGGAAAAAATCATAACGAAAAAGTATCTGGTctaaaaaatggagaaaaactTCCAATTGTCTTCTACAACAATCGAGCAGTGGAAGAGAATCATCAATCATGGCAAGGCACTTAG
- the LOC123222915 gene encoding uncharacterized protein LOC123222915, whose translation MEKEDWEWLTKHFFTKDFQKISSQASQNRVKSSMPHRTGSKPHRQIIYEMLQIVKTIQAEPTLSTIEVIEKCFGAQHHSNVFGYGGGIKRKNFKDPRQKKMDELQAKLLNKDEENRILKRHITKIEERLLRIEHFMQQNPNVSTEFPLSELDQELHKNDV comes from the exons ATGGAGAAAGAAGATTGGGAATGGTTGACTAAACATTTTTTTACTAAGGATTTTCag AAAATAAGCTCTCAAGCCTCTCAAAACAGAGTTAAATCTTCAATGCCTCATCGTACGGGTAGTAAACCTCATAGGCAGATTATTTATGAAATg CTTCAAATTGTAAAGACTATTCAAGCTGAGCCAACACTTTCTACTATTGAGGtaattgaaaaatgttttggAGCACAACATCACAGCAATGTGTTTGGCTATGGGGGTGGAATTAAACGGAAAAACTTCAAAGATCCTAGACAAAAGAAGATGGATGAACTTCAAGCCAAACTTCTTAATAAGGATGAAGAAAATCGCATCCTCAAGAGGCACATCACAAAGATTGAAGAGAGATTGCTAAGGATTGAACATTTTATGCAACAAAACCCAAATGTGTCCACTGAATTTCCTTTATCAGAACTTGATCAGGAACTTCATAAg AATGATGTTTAA
- the LOC123224559 gene encoding non-specific lipid transfer protein GPI-anchored 15-like produces MASRRLQMALVLVLAALFWERATAQSNLNCNNTLTTMAPCVNFLVGNSSTPSSSCCSQLGAVAKSAPDCLCGALNGSVPTMGININRTIALTLPDACQLQSTSINQCKQSITAGASPLGSPSNTSPSSSSSNTTTPPASGSGSTSDGGIARAPMHFVLFLAGMALCASTITKF; encoded by the exons ATGGCTTCCAGAAGGCTCCAGATGGCTCTAGTTCTGGTCTTGGCGGCCCTTTTTTGGGAAAGAGCCACGGCTCAGTCAAACTTAAACTGTAACAACACGCTCACCACCATGGCGCCATGCGTCAACTTCCTTGTGGGAAACTCATCGACCCCTTCAAGTTCTTGCTGCTCTCAGCTTGGCGCCGTTGCGAAATCTGCCCCGGATTGCCTTTGCGGTGCTCTCAACGGTAGTGTTCCTACAATGGGGATCAATATTAACAGAACCATTGCTCTTACCCTTCCTGATGCCTGTCAACTTCAATCTACTTCAATTAACCAGTGCAAAC AATCCATTACTGCCGGAGCTTCACCTCTTGGTTCCCCATCAAATACAAGCCCTTCTTCAAGTTCTTCAAATACAACTACACCGCCAGCCTCAG GATCGGGGTCTACATCTGATGGAGGCATCGCAAGGGCACCTATGCATTTTGTTCTCTTCCTTGCTGGCATGGCATTGTGTGCCTCAACCATCACCAAATTCTGA